The nucleotide window CTCCTTAGTGCATTCATGAGTGATTGATGTTTGTTAAAATTACTTGCAAATTTATAGTCATATTATAGCATGGACATAATGCAAATAGAATTATTATTCAATATCCAAGTATCAAATGTAGTATTCGTAAAACTTATAACACGATAAGGAATATTTCATGTATAATTAACAACGTAAGTGTTGCGTTGAAATTTCCCATTATTTGTGTTTTATTTAACAATCTTTTTGACATTAGTGAAAGTAAAGTAAGTGTAGGAGGATAAAATGAAGATAAAACAAAGTAGATACATAATGATTTTATCCATTCTTTTTGTTGCTTTGGTGTTTGCAAGTTGCACTAAAACAGAGTACACAGAAAGCAATAATATCATTGAACCGAGTGAAGTTAAGAATGAAATTGGCAAGGCAAACGTCATTATTGTAGATGCACGATCAAAAGAAGACTATGATAAAGGACATATCAAAGGTGCAATTCATCTTGAAGCTTCAGAATTATCAACAACTAGACCAATTCCAGGCATGTTGCGCTCTAAAGCAGATATCGAAAAAGTATTGAGTAATAAAGGAATTTCAAATGATGCCATTTTGTATGTTTATGACAACAACGATGGAGTCTTTGCTTCAAGAGTATGGTGGACCTTAAAAGGCTATGGTCATGAAAACATCAAAGTAATCAACAAGGGTGAAAAAGGTCTTATTGAAGCGAAAGTTGAACTTTCCTTAGAAGCAACAAGCTTACCTAAAACTTCCTATAGTGCAAAGGATTTTCAAGAGAATAAGGTTGTTAATTTAGAGGAAATGAAAAAAATAACATCAGATGAAAAGAGCAAGACTTGTATTATTGATGTGAGAAGTACTGCAGAGTTTGATGAAGGAGCAATACCAAAAGCGATTCTATATCCACACACAAAAAACATATATACGGATGGTGCATTTAAATCAACTAGGAATATCTACCTCTCCTATAACGAATTGGGTTTAAAGAGAGAAGACTTGATTATCCTATATTGCAAAACTTCTTTTAGGGCAACTCAGACAGCTTTATTGCTTGAAGAAGCAGGCTTTACAAATGTAAAGGTATATGATGGTGCGTGGGAAGAATGGTCTAAAGAGTTTCCAACTGAAAAGCAGGTAGAAAAACCAGTTACAACAACACAAGATGGATCCTAACAAAATCAACTATATTGGGTGAAAAAATCGGAGGATTACGATGAAAAACATGAAGAATTTATTGGTATTTATATTGGTTAGTGCATTGGTATTAAGTTTAATGGGTTGTGCCAAAGAAGAAGTAGTTGATACAAGCATGGATATTGCTAGTGAAACACCTGAAGCACCCGAAGAAGCAGTAGTAGAGACGAAAGTAGTAGAAGAAGGTGTATTAGCTTACTTTGCTAACATGCCTGAAAATGGGTACAAAATTAAAGAAGCAGAATTCGTTGAAAAAGTAAAAGCTGGCGATGAGATGGTGATTCTTGATATCCGTACCGCAGAAGATTATGCAAAAGGTCACGTAGCAGGCGCTATTAACGTACCATGGGGAACAGAAATTAGTAGTAATATCACAAAAATTCCTCAAGATAAAGAAGTTTTTATCTATTGTTATACAGGACAAACAGCTGGCCAAGCGGTTATGACTCTAAATCTTGCAGGAATTAATGCAAGATCAGTAGAATTTGGATGGAATCTTGGTATTTCAAAGGTAGAAGGATTTGAAGCGGTAACAGATGTAAATGAATTTGGTAGTGATGTTTACGAAGTTGATCCAGAAATTGAAGCGGCTTTAAATGATTACTATGGTGGATTAGCAGCAGTGCAAGAAACTAAATATAAGTTTTATAAAATTTCAGAAGATGATTTAAAAGCAATGATGGAATCAGATGAAGATTTTTACATATTATCTGTACGACAAGCTGCAGATTTTGAAAAAGGACATATTGAGGGAGCATCAAATATTCCTTTCATAGCGGGTATGGAACAACAATTTTCAACACTACCTATGGACAAAAAAATAGTAGTGTATTGCTATACTGGTCAAACATCTGGTCAAGTGGTAGCAGGATTAAGATTGTTAGGATATGACGCAGTATCCTTAAATGCAGGTATGGGTAAAGAAAAGAATGCACCTGCAGGATGGGCTAACAAAGGATATGAAGTTGTTCAATAGTTCAGTTTATTATAATTACGTAAATAAACACCATAACAGTATTCGTTATGGTGTTTGTTTTAATAAGGAATGAACAGAATAAACTAAAAAAAATTTCTATATCAGAAATTGGTAGAGCTGCAGATGGGTAACATTTAGATTCTATTCCTCAAAACATTCTTCTTTATTGACGAAAAGCGTTCTCGAAGTTTGACCTAATGTTTCATGCTTAATCTTTGTTGGATCAAATTTCAAAAGCTTAAAGGTTGTCTGAACGCAAAAGCCTATAACAAGGGCAGATATAATTGTTCCTATTCCAACCATGCCTCCAAGTCTCCACCCAAAAAATACTGCTAAAAGCTCAATTGTTCCACGGCAAATACCTACTGGAAGTCGCGTTTTTCGAGTAAGTGCAACCATTAAGCTATCTCTGGGACCGGCACCAAAAGCTGAACCAATATAAAAATAGGAGGCAAAAGCAATGATATACAATCCTAAAATCATCATGATTAACCCGATTAAGAAGCTGTTAGCTACAGGTATTATATGAAATCCTAGAAACATATCTATAAATACACCGATTAGTACCATATTCAATAGGGTACCAAATCCAAGTTTTTCACCAAGGATTATAGCCGTTATACCTATGATAACCCCCGCTATGATTGAAGCCGTACCGATACTTAGGCCTATTGTTTTTGCTATTCCAACATGGAAAACATCCCATGGAGCATATCCTATCTGAGCATTCATTGTAGTAACAATTCCAATTGCATATAGTAAATTCCCCATTATTAAGCGTATTAGGCGGAGGTATAATCTCTTCATAGTGTGTAATCTCCTTTCACATTTCATGATGTAGTAAGGTCAGTTATAAAAGGTAGATATGTATGGTATGTAATACGTGCTTGCATAACTTCTATTATAGCGGTATAAACAGTAAAGTCAACAGATTATGAAATCAATGAGTTCCGTTGTGCATTATAAACTTAAGAAGGTAACAATAGTAACTGAAATATACTTTAAGCAATTATATAACTTTGTACTAGCTGTTGTTATCTGATATAATATTTCTAACAGAGATTTTACCTAGAGGGAGGTGTTATAATGGATGGCTTTCTATATAAACTCGTTGGTTTATATGAGTTATTAAATAAAAGAGTATCGGTCGAAGAAACGTTGGAGCATCTATATAAAACATTTAAGGATTACATACCATACGATCGGATCAGCATAGCACTTTTGGACAATGAAGGGAATATCTTTTCTCACGATTTGCTGAGCCATTACGAGCCCACATTGAAAAAAGGCTTCTCTATGAAATTAGAAAATACGTCACTTAAAAATATTATATCCTCAAAACAACCTAGAGTTATTAATAACTACGTGGAATATATGTATGAAAATCTAAATTCCGAATCAACAAAACTTATGCTAAATGAAGGTATCATGGCAAGCTTAGCATGTCCACTTATTACAAATGATCTATGCTTTGGCATATTGTTATTTTCAAGTAAAACCATAAATATATATAAGGATGAGCATGTATATTTTGCAAAAATGATTTCTAACAATATTGCAATTACGATTGAAAAAAATCTACTTGTAGACGATTTGATTCTAACATCAATTACTGGATTTGCTAGGCTCGTTGAAGCAAAGGATAGCGACACAGGAGTGCATTTAGATAGAATGCAAAATTATTCGAAAATCATTGCAATAGAACTTCAAAAGACGGAAGGTTATAGTGAATTAATCAGTAATTCTTTTATTGATGATATTATACGGTTTAGTCCCCTTCATGATATCGGTAAGGTAGGTATTGCTGATGGAATACTATTAAAGCCTGCAAAACTTACGCCTGAAGAGTTTGAGGTAATGAAAAAGCATACAATTATCGGAAGCGAAGTGTTAAAGAAGGCTAGTAATAATCTTTTAAGAAATGGGAAAAACTTTTTTGAAGTTGGAATCGAAATAGCACTATGCCATCATGAAAAGTATAATGGTCAAGGTTATCCGTTTGGATTATCAGGTGATGATATTCCTCTTTCTGCAAGAATTGTAATGGTAGCTGATGTATTTGACGCGCTCACATCAAAACGTGTATATAAAAGTGCTATTGCAGTGGAAGATGCAATTGAAATTATCATTGATGAAAGTGGGAAAAGTTTTGATCCTAATGTAGTACAAGCTCTGCTTGATAGCAAAGCTAGAATATTAGAGGTTTATCAAAAATATCATGAAACTGTTGACTTTGATAGAAGGTAGTGTAGGACTTAAATGATCAGATATATGTAAGGCTTATTTTAACTTCAATAAATTTTTATGTTTATACATTCTTTGATCTGCAAGATGAATCAAGGTCTTAAGTTCAGTGCTTTTAACAATCTTTTTTATATGAAATCAAAAAATCCACAATACATTAAATTGTATTGTGGATTTTGGTTTTGAGTGATATGTGTTCTTAAGGGGCTACAACAATACTTGCATCCAAAGTGACGGCAGTTTGTGCCAAGAGGCGTCCATTGATTGAGGCATTCGTACCTAAAGTAATATTTGTCATACTTAGAATGTTTCCTTCGAAATGTGCATTCGTTCCAATGGCAACAGTTTCAGCTGTCTGCCAGAAGATGTTCTTGTCTTGAGCGCCACCGGTTAAGATGATTTTAACACCGTTTGCTTGGGTAAGGCCTTCACTTATTTGGAAAATAAAGACGTCATTTGCTCCACCATGGAGAGTGACATCTGAATTGATTAAGACACCAGTACCCCATTTATAAACACCAGATGTAAGCGTTTTTCCACTAAGGTCTCCACTATACAGTTCGGTATAATTGACAGTTCTTCCTGCTGCTTCGGTGTATGCTGTTTCCATATTGCTAATCGCGGTAGTAAGATTACTAGTCGTTGGTGCTGCATAGCTTGAAGCATATATCTTGCCAGTTACTTGGGCTGAAGTTGAAAATAGATTTGTTGCATCTAGTGTCAAAGAAAAGCCAGTGATTCCAGTAGAATCAATTGGACTAACTCCCATATTTCCTATAACAACAGAATTAGGGACTGAAGAAATACCTGTTTTAGACAAAATTGCATAATTGCCTGCTTCACCAAGGTTTATTGGACTTATGGTGTTTTGGTTTTCTGAAACTTCTGAAGCAACTGTAACAATTGTTGATGCAGTTTTCGTTTCATCAGCAGCAGAGGTTGCTGTAATGATGGTCGTTCCGACTGCAATCGGGGTTACTATGCCGCCCGCTACATTTGCTATATCTTCATCACTAGAAGTCCAAATTATATTTTTGTTTGTTGAATTTGTAGGCGTTACTGAAGCAATTATTGTTTCAGGCATGCCAGCCACTGATAAAGTCATAGTATCTTGGGAAACTGTAATAGCATTTACATCTACCACTACAACTCCAGGTACATGATGAAAGGCTCTAGTAATAGTCAACAATGCTTCAGCTCTTGTAATCAGAGCTTCGGATCTGAAGCTGCCATCTGGATAACCAATCATAATTTTTGCTTCAGAAACAGCGATGATCGCCTGCTTACTCCAACTATCAATAGAAAGCTGATCGGAAAAGGAAAGGATATTAGATGCTGCTGTTAGTGATTTAAGACTACTTATAATAACAGCCACTTCCTGACGGGTTATATTGTTTTGTGGATGAATGCTACCATCTGGATAGCCACTGATATATCCTGCTGCGTTTGCTTTTGAAACAACGTTAGCATACCAAGTATCGCTTGCTACATCTGTGAATGTAGTTCCAGAAACTACTGAAAATGCGAATTGATTATTTACCAATTGAAAAAACTCTGCTCTAGTAATTGCATTGTCGGGTTTGAAGGAGCCATCGGTATAGCCGGTTGCAATACCAGATGTAAGGGCTGACTCAATTGTTTTGTTAGCCCAATGTGAAATATAATCATTTGATTTTGTAGCACCAAATGCTGTAATCATTGAAAAAAGCATAAGTAAACAAAGAACCAATGCGAATGGTTTATTAAAAAATGTTTTCATTTTGTACTCCTCTGAATTTTTTGTCCGCGAATGGAAACTCTAAAACGGGGGGGTGAATAGAAATGTTATGGTGTTTCTGCGAAAAGATTGTTTATTATAAACCTTATTATACACATAAAGTTGAAATATAGCAACTACCTTAGAATCATTACTATAATAATAATTCATAAAAATATTAATTAAATCATTGCAATAGTAGTTATTAATATAATATGAATAATAATTAGAATGATTGGTTGACAATATTTGCGTTATCGTGTATGATGATTCATATATTACGAAAAAAGGGGTTAGGTAATTAAATGAATATTTTAACAAAAGCAATTGTCTCGAATTCAGAAATGATAAAAAATTATAAAACTTGTAGGGAAAAAGCCGAAGGTCTCGGTAAGATATTTGTTTTGAAGAATAACCAACCGGATGCAGTATTGTTTTCTATTAATGAATATGAAAGACTCTCAGTTTTCATTGAATATCTTGAAAGTCTTGAGGTAAAAGATATTAAAGCTTTTTTTGAGTCTTTGCCAAAGGAAGTGATTAGGAAAACATATTCTATGGATCTTTTTGAAAGTGATATTAAATCACAGTTGTGTAGTTAACAAAAAAATTAGTACACGAAAGTATAAGGAGAAATCATTATGGAAAAAAGTAATTTAGAGATAGATAACAATGCAAAGTTAAAAGTTAAAAGAATTATTTACTATATATTAGGTATCTTGGAAATTTTATTTACATTTAGACTTATTTTTAAAATTTTAGGGGCAAACCCTGGAAGTCCTTTTGTATCTATAATATACGCTGTTACAAACTTATTTATAGCACCTTTTGCAGGTATATTTAGAGTTGCTGTAACAGAAGGTATAGAAGCTCAGTCAGTTTTAGAACCACAACTTATCATTGCTATGATTGTTTATGCTTCACTAGCATGGGGTATTGTTAAGTTATATGAAATTATCAGCAATCGCAAAGAATCTGAAAATTTGTAAATCAGAAGGGTGTTTACAAGAAGATCAAGACAATACGATAGAATAATACAAGTCAACTAGGAGGAGAACAATATGGGATTTTTACGTTGGTTAGGCGGAATAGTAGTATTTATATGGGTGCTAGGGTTTATATTTAAAGCAGGTGGAAGTATGATACATATTTTACTTGTTGTAGCTGCAATCGTATTCATTTTTGATTTCGTTTTTGGAAGGAAATAATAACTGAAAAGTTGAATGAAGGCAAGATTGATGAAAATCAATCTTTTTTTATATGAAAATAGTATAGTTATTCTTAACTGTAAACCTGGTTTATACTCTAATATAGATAACTAACGCCGTGAAATCAAGATTTCAATCATATACTCTTCACTTACATATTCACTATGCGCCGAAAATATTAATACAGAGGTAATTAATGTTCTTATACATCACCAATGCAGAAAATCTTAAGTAATTGGACCAGTAAAGGTTACAGATCAAAAGATAATTGACTAGATTTGAATAGAAATGATATAATTATAATTAAAAAGGATGGTGAAATAAGGTGGACGATTCTCCGATACCTAAGGAAACTGCTATAAAGACGACCTATTTATATGGCAATAATAGTATTATCAAAGAGATTCAGTTAGCATACGAATAAAAAACAGACCTTTTATCTGTCTAATATTTCGTATGCTTTTTTAACTATATATGATATACAAGCGATAAGAAGAAAAAAATACAAAAGAAAATTGACAGGAGTGAATTAGCTTTTATGGATAGTCATAGTAGTACTTTAATAATCGTTTTTGGGATTTTACTTTTTTTGTCGGCATATTTTTCAGCGACTGAAACAGCTTTTTCAAGCATTAATAGAATAAGAATGAAGCATCTAGCAAATAGCGGAGATAAAAGAGCAGTACAGACCTTAATACTTACAGAAGATTTTGATAGAGTGCTCTCGAGCATATTAATAGGGAACAATATTGTAAACATTGCTTCAGCATCTATTGCAACCGTAATTTTTACAAAATATTTTGGAGATTCAGGTGTAACGCTTGCGACAATAGCAACCACAGTTCTGGTCTTGATTTTTGGTGAAATCACGCCCAAAAGTCTTGCAAAGGAAACACCTGAGACTTTTGCTATGTTTTCAACCCCTATTCTCAGGGTTTTTATATATGTGCTTATGCCACTTAACATAATATTTTCTTTTTGGAAAAAAATTCTCAACAAAGTATTTAAATTTGAAGGTAAGCTCACAATAACACAAGAGGAATTAATTACCATTGTGGATGAAGCCGAGAACGAAGGTGGGATCGACTCTCATGAAGGAGAACTTATTCGTTCAGCAATAGAATTTAATGATCTTGATGTGGAAGAAATTCTTACACCAAGGGTTAAGGTTATTGCAGTAAGTGAAAGTGCATCGATAGAAGTGGTTAAAAATATATTTATGACTCATGGATTTTCCAGACTTCCAGTTTACAATGAAACAGTGGACAGTATTATTGGGGTGATACATGAGAAAGATTTTTATAATATGCTTCATTATGAAAAAGATAATATAGAATCCATTATAAAAAGTATTGTATGCGTAGCCCCACATATGAAGATTTCTGTGCTTTTGAGACGATTACAGCACTCTAAATCTCATATTGCAGTTGTAGTAGACGAATATGGGGGGACAATGGGTATTGTCACGCTGGAAGATATCTTAGAAGAACTTGTGGGTGAGATATGGGACGAACATGATGAAGTTATAGAGTTTTTTACTAAAATTGAAGAACATAAATACCAAATATATTGTAATGC belongs to Firmicutes bacterium HGW-Firmicutes-1 and includes:
- a CDS encoding HlyC/CorC family transporter: MDSHSSTLIIVFGILLFLSAYFSATETAFSSINRIRMKHLANSGDKRAVQTLILTEDFDRVLSSILIGNNIVNIASASIATVIFTKYFGDSGVTLATIATTVLVLIFGEITPKSLAKETPETFAMFSTPILRVFIYVLMPLNIIFSFWKKILNKVFKFEGKLTITQEELITIVDEAENEGGIDSHEGELIRSAIEFNDLDVEEILTPRVKVIAVSESASIEVVKNIFMTHGFSRLPVYNETVDSIIGVIHEKDFYNMLHYEKDNIESIIKSIVCVAPHMKISVLLRRLQHSKSHIAVVVDEYGGTMGIVTLEDILEELVGEIWDEHDEVIEFFTKIEEHKYQIYCNADLEDLFEQFKLKSNSDHYNAVTVSGWVVQECGRIPEIGDEFIYENLKVIVTKTDFRRVIEIEVEIIQEEKETQ
- a CDS encoding YggT family protein; the encoded protein is MEKSNLEIDNNAKLKVKRIIYYILGILEILFTFRLIFKILGANPGSPFVSIIYAVTNLFIAPFAGIFRVAVTEGIEAQSVLEPQLIIAMIVYASLAWGIVKLYEIISNRKESENL
- a CDS encoding sulfurtransferase, with protein sequence MKNMKNLLVFILVSALVLSLMGCAKEEVVDTSMDIASETPEAPEEAVVETKVVEEGVLAYFANMPENGYKIKEAEFVEKVKAGDEMVILDIRTAEDYAKGHVAGAINVPWGTEISSNITKIPQDKEVFIYCYTGQTAGQAVMTLNLAGINARSVEFGWNLGISKVEGFEAVTDVNEFGSDVYEVDPEIEAALNDYYGGLAAVQETKYKFYKISEDDLKAMMESDEDFYILSVRQAADFEKGHIEGASNIPFIAGMEQQFSTLPMDKKIVVYCYTGQTSGQVVAGLRLLGYDAVSLNAGMGKEKNAPAGWANKGYEVVQ